One genomic region from Bacillus sp. SLBN-46 encodes:
- a CDS encoding DNA translocase FtsK, whose amino-acid sequence MSWIQNFFQKFKKDEEEELNEFVIHNPRNNELPHQNQYESLKDLDTRISYQYPKGGLRSSTTPLHEVKPKAKENVRQKRILEKQPEKRSRREQKETQPVKTEVPKPINEPKQQPRMRGPFHPTEIPSPIFGFNRPKKTEMIVEHELSHFLNEEDKDQLNHSAVFEEIIAEASLITNEESSIESLQENVIEAIEYEPEPMEVEPELPVETSVELQAELEDVTETQPEQPETKRSRLPFNVMMLKQDKLKWEEKLQRSEREQPIQARKNTLVEKTGDTSLERLLERTMVEPKDRTREKPVEKSIEKPTDKPIIQTVVSSPTVAEKVEQVTSNGTYMLPPSSLLHPPVKEDKDIGWLLEQEELLNITLKNFNVGASVVNVTQGPSVTRFEVQPEPGVKVNKITNLSDDIKLSLAARDIRIEAPIPGKHTIGIEVPNQKSRPVLINEIIQSSVFQESTSPLTAVMGLDIAGKPIVTDLKKMPHGLIAGATGSGKSVCINTILVSLLCKASPEDLKLLLIDPKVVELAPYNRIPHLVSPVITDVKAATAALKWAVDEMERRYELFAHAGVRDINRFNELAIKHKRYSDKLPFIVIIIDELADLMMMSPADVEEAICRIAQKARACGIHLIVATQRPSVDVITGLIKANIPTRIAFSVSSQVDSRTIIDISGAEKLLGRGDMLFLENGSSKPVRLQGTFVSDEEIDLVVAHVRDQREPDYLFEQEELLKKAQVTEEEDELFYEACEFIIEQGGASTSSLQRRFKIGYNRAARLMDILEQNGYITSANGSKPREVLITGADLEAIQE is encoded by the coding sequence TTGAGCTGGATCCAAAACTTTTTTCAAAAGTTTAAAAAAGATGAGGAAGAGGAATTAAACGAATTTGTTATACATAACCCTAGAAACAATGAACTTCCACATCAAAACCAATACGAAAGTTTAAAGGATTTAGATACGAGAATTTCCTATCAATATCCAAAAGGTGGCCTGCGTTCTTCCACAACACCTTTACATGAGGTCAAGCCCAAAGCTAAGGAGAATGTCCGACAGAAAAGGATTTTAGAGAAACAGCCTGAAAAGAGAAGTAGAAGGGAACAAAAAGAAACCCAACCTGTAAAAACGGAAGTCCCAAAACCAATCAATGAGCCGAAGCAACAACCGAGAATGAGGGGCCCATTTCACCCAACAGAAATTCCTTCTCCAATTTTCGGGTTTAACAGGCCTAAGAAAACAGAGATGATTGTCGAGCATGAGTTGAGCCACTTTTTAAACGAAGAGGATAAGGATCAGCTTAACCATTCAGCAGTATTTGAAGAGATAATTGCTGAAGCGTCCCTTATAACGAATGAGGAATCTAGTATTGAATCCTTGCAAGAAAATGTGATAGAGGCGATTGAATATGAGCCTGAACCAATGGAGGTTGAACCGGAATTACCGGTTGAAACTTCTGTCGAGCTACAAGCTGAACTTGAGGATGTAACCGAAACCCAACCCGAGCAGCCTGAAACTAAGCGTTCTCGTTTGCCATTTAATGTAATGATGTTAAAGCAGGATAAACTAAAATGGGAAGAAAAATTACAAAGAAGCGAACGTGAGCAGCCTATTCAGGCGCGTAAGAACACTTTAGTAGAAAAAACAGGTGATACTTCATTAGAAAGACTACTAGAAAGGACAATGGTGGAGCCAAAAGATAGGACGAGAGAAAAACCAGTAGAAAAGTCCATTGAAAAACCAACTGATAAGCCAATTATTCAGACGGTTGTTTCCTCTCCAACCGTGGCGGAGAAAGTTGAACAGGTAACGTCCAATGGAACTTATATGCTCCCTCCATCAAGTCTATTACATCCACCCGTTAAAGAAGACAAAGATATTGGTTGGTTGTTAGAGCAAGAAGAACTCCTAAATATTACATTGAAAAACTTTAATGTTGGTGCAAGTGTGGTCAACGTGACCCAAGGTCCATCTGTTACCCGCTTTGAGGTACAACCCGAACCAGGAGTAAAAGTAAACAAAATTACTAATTTAAGTGATGATATTAAATTAAGTCTAGCAGCAAGGGATATTCGGATTGAAGCACCTATACCGGGAAAACATACTATTGGTATTGAAGTGCCAAATCAAAAGTCAAGACCCGTTTTAATAAATGAAATCATTCAAAGTAGTGTGTTTCAAGAATCTACTTCTCCTTTAACAGCAGTAATGGGGCTGGATATTGCAGGGAAACCGATTGTAACTGACTTAAAGAAAATGCCACACGGGCTAATTGCTGGGGCAACAGGTTCAGGTAAAAGCGTATGTATTAATACAATTTTAGTTAGCCTATTATGTAAAGCCAGTCCAGAAGATCTAAAGCTATTACTGATTGACCCAAAAGTGGTAGAACTTGCACCGTATAACCGAATTCCACACCTTGTTAGCCCTGTCATTACCGATGTAAAAGCAGCAACAGCTGCATTAAAGTGGGCTGTGGATGAAATGGAAAGGCGATATGAGCTCTTCGCTCATGCGGGTGTTCGTGATATAAACCGATTTAATGAACTCGCAATAAAGCATAAGCGCTATTCTGATAAGCTGCCTTTTATTGTGATAATCATCGACGAGTTAGCCGATTTAATGATGATGTCACCAGCAGATGTGGAAGAAGCAATTTGTAGAATAGCTCAAAAAGCCAGGGCATGCGGTATTCATCTTATTGTAGCCACACAAAGACCATCGGTGGATGTTATAACTGGATTAATAAAAGCCAATATTCCAACCCGAATCGCTTTTTCTGTTTCTTCCCAAGTGGATTCACGTACCATTATTGACATTAGTGGGGCGGAAAAATTACTTGGTCGTGGCGATATGCTGTTCTTAGAAAATGGTTCATCAAAACCAGTAAGATTGCAGGGAACGTTTGTATCGGATGAAGAAATTGATCTTGTGGTTGCCCATGTAAGGGATCAACGCGAACCAGACTATTTATTCGAACAAGAAGAGCTGCTGAAAAAGGCCCAAGTAACAGAGGAAGAAGATGAACTCTTTTATGAAGCTTGTGAATTTATTATTGAGCAAGGGGGAGCATCCACTTCAAGCCTGCAACGGCGTTTTAAAATTGGCTATAATAGAGCAGCAAGATTAATGGATATACTTGAACAAAATGGATATATTACAAGTGCAAATGGGAGTAAGCCTCGTGAGGTCTTAATAACAGGAGCTGATTTAGAGGCCATTCAAGAATAA
- the murC gene encoding UDP-N-acetylmuramate--L-alanine ligase, with protein MTIYHFVGIKGSGMSALAQVLHDMKFEVQGSDVEKRFFTQLALEQSGIKIFPFQKENIKPGMTIIAGNAYPDTHEEIQEAMKLGLPVIRYHRFLGDFMQNFTSVAITGAHGKTSTTGLLAHVIKGAKPTSFLIGDGTGKGQEGAEYFVFEACEYRRHFLSYFPDYAIMTNIDFDHPDYFANIEDVFSAFQEMAVQVKKGIFAYGDDEQLQRIQAKVPVLFYGFGDENDYQAKNLVKSTNGTTFDVFIRNTFYDTFSIPTFGDHSVLNALSVIGLCHYEEIDVTIVKEHLLTFQGVKRRFSEKKIGTQILIDDYAHHPTEIKATIDAAKQKYPDKKIVAVFQPHTFTRTQAFLEDFAESLRLADKAYLCEIFGSARENHGKLTIKDLQEKIDGSEILSEENTSVLNDYDNSVIIFMGAGDIQKFQESYEKLITK; from the coding sequence ATGACTATTTACCATTTTGTAGGTATTAAGGGGTCTGGGATGAGTGCATTGGCACAAGTTCTGCATGATATGAAATTTGAGGTTCAAGGCTCCGATGTCGAAAAGCGCTTTTTTACTCAACTTGCCCTTGAACAATCCGGAATAAAGATATTTCCCTTTCAAAAGGAAAATATCAAGCCAGGAATGACGATTATTGCAGGAAATGCCTATCCAGATACGCATGAGGAGATTCAAGAGGCAATGAAACTTGGACTTCCAGTAATAAGGTACCATCGTTTCTTAGGCGATTTTATGCAGAATTTTACAAGTGTTGCGATTACTGGTGCACACGGAAAAACCTCTACGACTGGTTTACTGGCTCATGTGATTAAAGGAGCTAAACCTACAAGCTTTTTAATTGGCGATGGAACCGGAAAAGGACAAGAAGGGGCAGAATATTTTGTATTTGAGGCGTGTGAATACAGAAGGCACTTCTTATCGTATTTCCCTGATTATGCCATTATGACAAACATTGATTTTGATCATCCAGATTACTTTGCCAATATTGAAGATGTATTCTCAGCCTTCCAAGAGATGGCTGTTCAAGTGAAAAAAGGAATATTTGCTTATGGTGATGATGAGCAGCTTCAGAGAATTCAGGCAAAGGTTCCTGTATTGTTTTATGGATTTGGCGACGAAAATGATTATCAGGCAAAAAATCTTGTCAAATCCACCAATGGAACAACCTTTGATGTATTTATTCGTAATACTTTTTATGACACATTCTCAATCCCTACATTTGGGGATCACAGCGTGTTAAATGCGCTTTCAGTCATCGGTTTATGCCACTATGAAGAGATTGATGTTACTATCGTGAAAGAACACTTGCTAACATTCCAAGGTGTGAAAAGAAGATTTTCCGAAAAGAAAATTGGAACGCAAATCTTAATCGATGATTATGCCCATCATCCGACTGAAATCAAAGCAACCATTGATGCTGCAAAGCAGAAATATCCTGATAAAAAAATTGTCGCTGTATTCCAACCACATACTTTTACACGTACCCAAGCCTTTTTAGAAGATTTTGCAGAGAGTCTGCGTCTAGCTGATAAAGCGTACTTGTGTGAAATTTTTGGGTCAGCTCGAGAAAATCATGGAAAGCTGACAATTAAGGATTTACAGGAAAAAATTGATGGTTCTGAGATTCTATCAGAAGAAAATACTTCAGTATTAAATGACTACGACAATAGTGTAATCATATTTATGGGTGCAGGGGATATTCAGAAGTTCCAGGAATCTTATGAAAAACTGATCACTAAATAA
- a CDS encoding aminopeptidase, protein MKDPRIEKLAKNLINYSVQLQKGEKVLIENFGLQRELVTALVKEAYAAGGYPFVLLKDHQVDRALLFGAEEEQYNMMADFEANVMSKMDAYIGLRSGDNINEQADVPDEKMKIHGSTIGKKVHRDIRVPKTKWVVLRYPTSSMAQLAKMSTEAFEDFYFNVCNLDYGKMDQAMDSLVELMNRTDKVRITGPGTDLSFSIKDIPAIKCAGRLNIPDGEVYTAPVRDSVNGVITYNTPSPYQGFTFENVKLTFRDGKIVEAESNDSSRINKIFDTDEGARYVGEFAIGVNPFILNPMQDILFDEKIAGSFHFTPGQCYDDAFNGNHSNIHWDMVNIQRPEYGGGEIYFDDVLIRKDGLFVLPELEVLNPDNLK, encoded by the coding sequence ATGAAAGATCCTCGTATCGAGAAACTGGCAAAGAATTTAATAAATTATTCTGTGCAGCTCCAAAAAGGTGAAAAGGTGTTAATTGAAAATTTTGGGTTGCAACGTGAACTTGTAACTGCGCTCGTGAAGGAAGCCTATGCTGCAGGTGGATATCCATTTGTTCTGTTAAAAGATCATCAGGTTGACCGTGCGCTATTATTCGGTGCCGAAGAAGAGCAATATAATATGATGGCTGATTTTGAAGCAAATGTTATGAGTAAGATGGATGCATACATAGGGCTGCGTTCTGGAGATAACATCAATGAACAAGCTGATGTTCCTGATGAAAAGATGAAAATTCACGGCTCTACAATCGGAAAAAAGGTACACCGTGATATTCGTGTACCAAAAACAAAATGGGTTGTTCTTCGCTATCCAACATCATCAATGGCGCAATTGGCCAAGATGAGTACAGAAGCATTTGAAGACTTTTATTTTAATGTTTGTAACTTGGATTACGGTAAAATGGATCAAGCCATGGACAGCTTGGTTGAACTGATGAACCGAACAGACAAGGTGCGCATCACTGGACCTGGAACAGATTTAAGCTTCTCTATAAAAGATATACCGGCTATTAAATGTGCAGGAAGATTAAATATTCCTGATGGTGAAGTATACACAGCTCCTGTTCGTGATTCAGTAAATGGAGTCATCACGTATAACACACCGTCACCTTACCAAGGCTTTACCTTTGAAAATGTTAAGCTCACTTTTAGAGATGGTAAAATTGTTGAGGCTGAGTCTAACGATTCTAGTCGTATTAACAAGATCTTTGATACAGATGAGGGAGCACGCTACGTGGGAGAGTTTGCAATCGGAGTCAACCCTTTCATCTTAAATCCGATGCAGGATATTTTATTTGATGAAAAGATTGCCGGCAGCTTCCACTTCACTCCTGGACAATGCTATGATGATGCGTTTAATGGAAACCACTCTAATATTCATTGGGATATGGTTAACATTCAGCGTCCGGAGTATGGCGGAGGGGAAATCTATTTTGACGATGTACTCATTCGAAAAGATGGTCTTTTCGTGCTACCAGAATTAGAAGTATTAAATCCTGACAATTTAAAATAA
- a CDS encoding DUF948 domain-containing protein: MQIILYLSVALIAIAFFVLVIYLSKTLKSLQGTLTSVSKTLSGLEKQLDGVTSETTLLLQKTNALAEDIQQKSESLNSVVDAVKDVGVTVSKFNGTLLNLTNTVDQQVEDSKEKISQIVQWSNVILELKDKWQARKQIKQEKESEQMTKRVRSH, from the coding sequence ATGCAAATTATTTTATACTTAAGCGTAGCCTTGATAGCCATTGCGTTTTTTGTGCTAGTTATCTACTTATCAAAAACGCTTAAATCACTTCAGGGCACACTTACAAGCGTTTCAAAAACGCTGTCAGGATTAGAAAAACAGTTGGATGGGGTTACAAGCGAAACTACATTACTTTTACAAAAGACCAATGCACTAGCTGAAGATATTCAGCAAAAATCCGAAAGTTTAAATAGTGTGGTGGATGCTGTAAAGGACGTTGGGGTGACCGTTTCCAAATTCAATGGAACGTTACTGAACTTAACCAATACTGTTGATCAGCAAGTAGAAGATAGTAAAGAAAAAATCTCACAAATAGTTCAATGGAGTAATGTAATCCTTGAATTGAAGGATAAATGGCAAGCTAGAAAGCAAATAAAACAAGAAAAAGAATCAGAACAAATGACTAAAAGGGTAAGATCTCATTAG
- a CDS encoding YtxH domain-containing protein gives MSNREYESREANQNRNDESSSNFILGAFIGGVVGAAAALLFAPKTGKELRSTLTNQAGSIMDKSGSLRENVVSKSSELASKTASLSQGIVLQSSELVNKVKGKQSPKEESELTYIPIQHGKEKGTVKKANDSGPNDSEEIRKKLEEAQKAFDEEESKVKL, from the coding sequence ATGTCTAATAGAGAATATGAGTCAAGGGAAGCGAATCAAAATCGTAACGACGAATCTTCCAGCAACTTTATCCTAGGAGCTTTTATTGGCGGGGTAGTTGGAGCTGCAGCGGCTTTACTTTTTGCACCTAAGACAGGGAAAGAGCTCCGTTCAACGTTAACGAATCAAGCAGGTTCAATTATGGACAAGAGTGGTTCATTACGGGAGAATGTAGTTAGTAAGAGTAGTGAATTAGCATCTAAAACGGCATCCCTTTCCCAGGGGATTGTGCTTCAATCCTCCGAACTAGTAAATAAGGTAAAGGGAAAGCAATCTCCCAAAGAAGAATCTGAGTTAACTTATATTCCAATCCAGCATGGAAAGGAAAAGGGAACTGTAAAAAAGGCGAATGATTCAGGGCCGAATGACAGTGAAGAAATTCGTAAAAAATTAGAAGAAGCTCAAAAAGCTTTTGATGAAGAAGAGAGCAAAGTAAAACTTTAA
- the ytxJ gene encoding bacillithiol system redox-active protein YtxJ: MLEKIDSIEQFDEIVKKESRFYLLKHSLTCPISHAAYKEYEKYANENQNMPTYFLAVQDSRPLSNEVAERFQIKHESPQAILISNGEATWNASHWKITNKALLTASNVTQ, from the coding sequence ATGCTAGAAAAAATTGATTCAATTGAACAGTTTGATGAAATAGTAAAAAAAGAAAGTAGATTTTATTTGTTAAAGCACAGTTTAACATGCCCGATCAGTCATGCTGCGTACAAGGAGTACGAAAAATATGCAAATGAAAATCAGAATATGCCGACATACTTTTTAGCTGTACAAGATTCACGGCCACTTTCTAACGAGGTTGCAGAAAGATTTCAAATTAAGCATGAATCACCACAAGCAATCCTAATTTCGAATGGAGAAGCAACTTGGAATGCTTCACATTGGAAAATTACCAACAAGGCACTACTAACTGCAAGTAATGTCACTCAATAA
- a CDS encoding bifunctional 3-deoxy-7-phosphoheptulonate synthase/chorismate mutase, which translates to MGKKVELDQLRARVDELNLELLRLINERAHLVQEIGRVKENQGVYRYDPVRERKMLDIIKEHNDGPFENSTIDHIFKEIFKAGLDLQKDDHEKALLVSRKKKPENTIVNLKGETIGDGKPHFVFGPCAVESYEQVATVAKAMKEKGLKLLRGGAYKPRTSPYDFQGLGVEGLKILKRVADEYDMAVISEIVNPADIEMALDYIDVIQIGARNMQNFELLKAAGAVNKPVLLKRGIAATIEEFINAAEYIMAQGNGQIILCERGIRTYERATRNTLDISAVPILKQETHLPVMVDVTHSTGRRDLLLPAAKAAIAIGADGVMAEVHPDPAVALSDQKQQMDLDQFDKFYNELLASNFVRI; encoded by the coding sequence ATGGGCAAAAAGGTTGAATTGGATCAATTAAGAGCACGTGTCGATGAGTTAAACTTGGAATTATTGAGGCTAATTAATGAAAGAGCTCATCTCGTCCAAGAGATTGGACGGGTAAAAGAAAATCAAGGTGTGTACCGTTACGATCCAGTCCGTGAAAGAAAAATGCTTGATATCATTAAAGAGCATAACGATGGACCATTTGAAAATTCTACAATCGACCATATTTTCAAAGAAATTTTTAAAGCAGGTTTAGATCTTCAAAAGGATGATCATGAGAAAGCCCTGCTTGTATCAAGAAAGAAGAAGCCTGAAAATACGATTGTAAACCTAAAGGGAGAAACTATAGGTGATGGTAAGCCACATTTTGTGTTTGGTCCATGTGCGGTTGAATCCTATGAGCAGGTAGCTACGGTTGCCAAGGCGATGAAGGAAAAGGGCTTAAAGCTTCTCCGTGGTGGTGCATATAAACCAAGGACTTCTCCTTATGATTTCCAAGGATTAGGTGTGGAAGGGCTAAAAATCTTAAAGCGTGTAGCAGATGAATACGATATGGCAGTAATTAGCGAAATCGTAAACCCAGCCGATATTGAAATGGCTTTAGATTATATTGACGTGATCCAAATTGGTGCACGGAACATGCAGAACTTTGAACTATTAAAAGCGGCAGGGGCAGTAAATAAACCTGTATTGTTAAAAAGAGGGATTGCTGCAACGATTGAAGAGTTTATCAATGCAGCAGAATACATTATGGCACAAGGGAATGGCCAAATTATCCTTTGTGAAAGAGGTATTCGGACATACGAGCGTGCTACTAGAAACACACTTGATATTTCAGCAGTACCAATTCTTAAACAAGAAACCCATTTACCAGTAATGGTAGATGTTACTCATTCTACTGGTAGAAGAGACTTGTTATTACCTGCTGCAAAAGCAGCGATTGCCATTGGTGCAGACGGAGTCATGGCTGAAGTTCATCCAGACCCGGCAGTTGCCTTATCCGACCAAAAGCAACAAATGGACCTTGACCAATTTGACAAATTTTATAATGAATTACTAGCATCAAACTTTGTAAGGATTTAA
- the ccpA gene encoding catabolite control protein A: MNITIYDVAREANVSMATVSRVVNGNPNVKPVTRKKVLEVIERLGYRPNAVARGLASKKTTTVGVIIPDISNIFFAELARGIEDIATMYKYNIILSNSDQNMDKELHLLNTMLGKQVDGIVFMGGNITADHVEEFEKSPVPIVLAGSIEESNKIPSVNIDYEEAVYDSVKEFIEKGHKNIAIVVGPLHEPKNAQKKLKGYQRALQEAGLPYNEELIVEGDYTYDSGIEAFEKLLEASARPTAILVGADEMALGVVHGAEDKGYKIPEDFEVITSDNTRLSLMVRPQLTTIVQPLYDIGAVAMRLLTKLMNKEGVEEQIVVLPHRIEHRDSTK; the protein is encoded by the coding sequence GTGAATATAACTATTTATGATGTGGCTAGGGAAGCAAATGTATCAATGGCGACAGTTTCCCGTGTAGTAAATGGAAATCCAAATGTTAAACCAGTAACCCGGAAAAAGGTGTTAGAAGTTATTGAAAGATTAGGGTACCGCCCGAATGCCGTAGCAAGAGGATTAGCTAGTAAAAAAACAACAACAGTTGGAGTAATTATCCCAGATATATCTAATATCTTTTTTGCAGAGTTAGCTCGAGGCATAGAAGATATTGCCACTATGTACAAGTACAATATCATTTTGAGCAATTCTGACCAAAACATGGACAAGGAATTACACTTACTTAATACGATGCTTGGGAAACAAGTAGATGGAATTGTGTTCATGGGCGGGAATATTACCGCAGATCACGTAGAGGAATTTGAGAAATCTCCAGTACCGATTGTTCTTGCGGGTTCTATTGAAGAGTCAAATAAGATTCCATCTGTAAACATTGATTATGAAGAAGCAGTATATGATTCCGTAAAGGAATTCATTGAAAAGGGCCATAAGAATATCGCCATTGTGGTGGGACCGCTTCATGAACCGAAAAATGCCCAGAAAAAACTTAAAGGGTATCAAAGGGCGCTTCAAGAAGCCGGACTTCCTTATAATGAAGAGCTTATAGTTGAAGGAGATTATACGTACGATTCAGGTATTGAAGCCTTTGAAAAATTACTTGAGGCATCAGCAAGACCAACAGCCATTTTAGTTGGAGCGGATGAAATGGCACTGGGAGTCGTTCATGGGGCCGAGGATAAAGGTTATAAAATTCCTGAGGATTTTGAAGTAATAACATCAGATAATACCAGATTATCACTAATGGTTCGTCCACAGCTTACAACGATTGTGCAGCCGTTATATGATATTGGCGCTGTTGCAATGCGACTCTTAACGAAATTAATGAATAAAGAAGGCGTTGAAGAACAAATTGTCGTACTTCCTCACCGAATTGAGCATCGTGACTCTACTAAATAA